In the genome of Dermacentor variabilis isolate Ectoservices chromosome 5, ASM5094787v1, whole genome shotgun sequence, one region contains:
- the LOC142582750 gene encoding uncharacterized protein LOC142582750 isoform X1 produces the protein MDNGGTIVCSQNQRAILPLQRTRQQISELKLSSNNADRGSSVGSASTGTGPSEEEVRPGCEPERRRGDPEPWRRRRLPARAHSRRGEKDNVKVQSGVLLHRGRAHARALPRNPEDSKRHGNPWPREEDTYIANQPVADAEESEPTAKNEKSGGQTPQAVQLPYI, from the exons ATGGATAACGGCGGTACCATCGTGTGCAGCCAAAACCAACGAGCGATTCTCCCGCTTCAAAGAACCAGGCAACAGATAAGCGAGTTGAAGCTGTCGTCAAACAACGCAGACAGGGGGTCAAGCGTTGGGTCTGCGAGCACAG GGACCGGGCCTAGTGAGGAGGAGGTGCGCCCGGGCTGCGAGCCGGAGCGGAGGAGAGGTGACCCCGAGCcgtggcgtcgtcgtcgtctcccggCCCGGGCCCACAGCCGCCGGGGCGAGAAAGATAATGTCAAGGTTCAGAGCGGCGTCCTGCTGCACAGAGGCAGAGCGCACGCCCGCGCGCTCCCTCG CAACCCAGAAGACTCCAAGCGTCACGGGAACCCGTGGCCACGGGAAGAGGACACTTACATAGCGAATCAGCCCGTAGCCGACGCAGAAGAATCGGAACCCACTGCGAAAAACGAAAAGTCAGGAGGTCAAACGCCTCAAGCCGTGCAGCTTCCGTATATATAG